The Dermochelys coriacea isolate rDerCor1 chromosome 7, rDerCor1.pri.v4, whole genome shotgun sequence sequence TCGATGTAATGGAAGGCTGGTAAACTTGAGTAGCTTCTGATGATGTATTTCTTGATGAACTGTCTTCTTCATCATCAGACACCTCTGACTGCATCTTTTTCTCTTCATCAGATAGACGATCCATAAGCTTTAATGTCTCACCACTAATTCCCTTAAAATATTCAATAGAATGTTTACATACCTCCCTAAGCTGATTTTTCCTTACTTTCACTGTTGTCATTGTGAAGGAGGTAGACCTTACCTTTACTGGTAATTTGGAAGGAAgctgtttgatttttcctttgtctAACTGCTCTTGCTTTTGCATTGCTGGTGTTTTTCTAGATATAGCTAGATTTTTTCTGGGTGTATTTTTTATTGGAATCTTAGATTTTACTTCTAGACATggagaagaattattttgttttattttgttgggtttactagcctgtctcactttactCGCTGTACTTTTTTGGACATTATTTTGTGGGAAGACTTCTTTTATTGAACTGGCCTTTATGGGAAGTTTTGATTTTGCTCTACTCCCTACCAACTCCCTTGACCTTTGCTGCTGTCCTTGTACTTTTTGCTTATCTGTTATTCTGTGTCCTTGTGTTGCCCCTGTCCCTTTTCCTGAAGCGCTTTTCATTTTGTTAGCTTTCTGTATGGAACACTTGGGTTCACAATGTTCTTTTAGCTCTACATTAcaggtattattatttgtatggctAGCAGATGAATCcaaattgttgttgttattaaaattatctttttgaaaatcaagtttTTCATTTTGCCTACAGCTTGTCTCGCTAGTAGCTGAACTTGTAATCACTactacattttcattttctaatCCCTGACCGCTGGGCATTGCAGCTTCTATCTTATCTGTCACTTCTCCAGGGCCATCTTTCTTCAGAGTCATCGTGGAAGCAGAAATTCCCATTTTAATAGGTGTGCGCAATTTGGGATCAACTTTAGAAGTGTTAACAGTTGTCGATGATTTCTCCAGAGAGTTACTACCAAGTGTGGCTTCCATACAACCTCCACTGGCCTGGATGATGGGCTTATGTTCAACTGCTGTTGTTTCTACTTGTCTCTCTAAGTTTGTTTCTACAATGCTGTCCCCTGACTGTGGCTGTGTGATGGCAGTTACTGTACTTTTATCCCCttcccccttgtcccctgacttcccttCAGAAGTATGCTCACCAATCTGAAAAAATTGGAGTCTTTCTTCAACAAAATCCCTCTTGCTCATGTCAATTGCACCACTGCGAGTCATCTCAAACATCTTCCCTTCATGAAATGGGAAGGGGTTGGGCTCACTAGTTGGAGTACTTTCATCCGTTGGAGTTCTGGCTGGAGTTGTATCAGGTGTCGTTGCTTGCGATCTGTCTTCTACTGCCAGACCAAATGGCTTAGCCTCATCATCCCTTGATTTAGTTTCAAACACTTCATCATCTCCTCGATTATTGGACCATGGATCAAAATCTAGACTTTTGGTAGCTACTGTTTTAAAAGGTGTTGCAAATTCTTCATCTACTTTGTAACTGAAATACGAATCAGGAAACACGGTTCTGTCAGGGTGTCTGCCTTCCAAGGTGAAAAACTGTGCACCTGACTTCTGCTCAGTCTTATCTGCATTCTTTTCAGAACTTGGACCTTTTGAAAGTGCCTTGTCTTCTTCAGCGCCtatctttccttcctcctcaaTAACTTCCAGCTTACTTTGGCTAAAGCAACGATCAGTCTGTTTTAAAATGCCCTCTGAGGTCCATATATCCTTTTTGGTTTCTACTGCTGGACCTGCAAGTTTAGAATCACTCTCAGTTAAACCATCATCTTCATCTTGTAAATCATAACCATCGAGAGAGTCAATTTCAGTTGCATCTGTATCATGAGAGAATTCTGCAGTGGTTGCTATGGAACACTCGGTGATAGACTGGTCATTAGTCCCATTTTGTGCTATGTCATTCTGGGGTGACTCAAGACCAATGTCAAACTCATTAGGTTTTCCAGAACCGGGATCCCCTAACTCTTTCTGGTTCTGACTGTTGTCAGAAACTTTGGGTTTTGAGGCTTCTTTCTGGTCACCTTCaacttcttttaatttaaaagtatACTTTTTTAATGGAACTGGTTGATAGAGTGATTCATCATCACTAGAGTCACTGACATCTGCTCCTGGTGGCACGGGGGAAGGTGGCTGTACTCTTATGACTGGTTCAGCCAGTTGACATTTGTCGTATTCATCTTGCAGATTTACTTCTATCAGCTCCATTTCACTCTCAGGGGAATAACGATGATTCTTTTCTGAATCAGACTGATCTGCATCTAATGGTGGAGGAGGTGGGAATTCAATGTAGGCAACTCTGTTACTTTTGGGTCTTTTGTTAGAATCTTTGTTTATATTATTAGGCAATATTTTGTCAATTTTTGGTGCTTCCACTGCTATGTGTTTTACAGAAGTTGACTTAGCCTCTGCTTCCTCTTCTGATTCCTCAGAAACCTCAGGTATGGGACTGGGCTTGCCTGGTACATAAGCTATTAGTGAGTCGGGTGTTTTAGAGGTAAACTCATAACTCACTTCCTCTGAGCTGGGTGTTTCTGGTGTTAAAGGGCTTTTCCCAGAACTATCTATAAAGGATACTTGTTCTAGTGTATCATCTTCTGGACTACCTTGTGGAGAAGGCGGTTGTTTTTGCTGTCTAGCTGTATAAAATGTCCCCCTAGTCTCTTGTACTGTCTTACTTTCCTGacttataattttttttacatttccttgTTGCACCTCCTTTTCATACTGCTTTCCTACTTGAACAAAACTGACATACACTGGCAAAGTCTTTATCTCTTTCACTCCCTCACTATTTACTAAAGGTGCAACTTTATCCAAGTAATCAATGGGACTAGGGTCAAATACCTCACTTGAAGGAGATTCCTTTCCAGGACTAAAGTCTAAAGAATCAGGTGATTTGCTAGGGGATATTTCAGTTTCCTCCACAGGAGGACTTAATACTATGGAACCTTGTTGCTTGGTAACTTTAgtgacttttgaatgctttatTTTTTCATCTTCTACATAATCAAATTCTCTCTGAACTTGCTCCTTAATCATAGTTGATCGGGACACTTTAGCTGACAGTTCATATACTGCTTTTTTTGACTGATCATAAACACTATCAAGAATGGTAGGAGATGAAATTCTTTTCTCCTCAGAAATTCTGACTGGAATGTGGGACACAGTCAATTcctttctttttgaagttttatcTGTCATTTCATTGGTGTATTCCCCTTCTCTGACAACAAACTCTCTGTACAGAACCTTTTTTGATGGAGATTTTACAGTCATTTCCTTCACCTCCTTTGAATGAGATCCATGTGTTGGCAATTTGTGTTCACACTCTGTCACAGTGATAAATTCACTCTTTTTGTTAGTTTTAGTCTCAgcatagtcaacatggttttctTTTACCATATCTTGAACAAGTACATGggaaagtttttctttttgtgcttTATGGTTAGAAGCTCCAGGACTTTCCCATGTTCGATAGATTTTTTTGTCCCATTGTCCCTTAGCTGGTAAGTCTGAGCTATATGCCAAGTCTTTAGCTTGCTGTTCAGAAGTATATTCTAGCAGACTTTTACTTGATGTTTCAGTGCTCTGTTCCTGTACCTCTGAAGCACAAATGTCTTCTATAACTTTTCCTTTACCTTGGACATTATCTTCTTTCAATTTCATAGTAGTAAATTCTTTTTGCAATGATGTATTTCCTTCTGTCAGATCTATTAGCTTTGGGTGCTTTTCTCTTGCATAAAACTGATACACTGGTAGTTTGCTTTCTTGCAATTTCTTTACTGGAATTTTGGATTGActatcttcctttttttcttgagaTAGATCTTTAGTCCTTGGACTTATACTTTGTTCAAATTTAAGTCTAATGGAATTAAGCTTGGATTGTTTTAGCTGAAATCCAGTCTGTGAAGCTTCAGTTGTTTTACTCTGCAGAGCATTTCCTTTGTGTTCCATAGTTTGTTTACAGTCCCCTGTTTGTTGAGCAAGAATCCTTCTTTCAGGACTGCTGGGCAAACTTGCTGCTTTTCTTTCATCGACTTTTGGGGAACACTTTCCATCATGCCCATACTGCTGTACTTTACCCCAGTCATCACTCAATGTCACTATTTCAGTGAGCAGTACTTTTtcagggctgctgctggcagagctgtgactaGAATGCATTTCTTTGCCATTTTTTTTATGTTGCTTTTTCTCTGGAGATTGTAGCTCATCATTCAACTTTTCTGTTTTGTCCCGAAAAAACTGTGATACTTCAGTCAGTTTTTCTTCTGCCTCCTTAACAGTCCTGTCCACCCTGTCTTCATACATCATCTTTTCTCTACCTCTGTCTAATCTGTCCTCGGTAAAGCGCATCCACATGGCATGTTTTGGACTACTAACATCTCCAGTGTAGTGTAACACTGTCACTTTATCATAATGATCATCTTTAGACATTTTACCTACACCATTTTCGGACACATCTTTATAGATTTTGGAGAGAATTTCTTTTTTGGGGGCAGTGGCTACTTTTTCTCTGCATTGTTTATCAGACCCCTGTAACTCTGAACTAAGCGGTAGAGCATGGTCAGTAACTGACTCCTCAGTATCAGAATGAGACACATCTAGCTTTTCTGAAAGAAGCATTTTCTCAGCAAACCTGTAAGACTCGCCTCTTAATTCTGACAACTCATCATCATGGTATTCAATTGAGTGTTGACTCAAAAGCTTCAGTGTTTTGTAAGAGTCATCAGACAGGAGTTGAGCAGAACTAGGGCGACTGTCTTCTTCCTGAGACACAGGAGTGTTTACTCTAGAAGATTCCAGATAAGAAGGAAGTGACTCTTCAGCTGTTAGCTCTTCTTCTTCTTGCTGACCTTGTTCATCAGAACAAGGAAAAGTATCATGTTTTTCCAAACCTTTTAAGTTAATATCTCCCCGAGGTAAGTCTTTCTGATATACATACAATTCTTTTTCTGGATGCTTTTTTGTTTCTCTAATAATGACTTCAGTAGGTTCAGCTTGATTACCTTTTTCAATATGGACCTCTATTATACGCTCCAGTTTGGGTTTCATTTTGCTTTCCTTCTCTGCATGTTGTGGTGAAGTTTCAGCAGACTTGCTAACATCTGATGTTACTGACGATTTATGTTCAAACAGACCTGCCAGTTCTTTGGAAGGGTCACGTCCTGATTGAAAGGCTTTCATTATGTCATGAACAGACATTGTTTCCTCAATTCTTTCCGAGGTACTTTCAGTGCATGGAGGTTTATGATAAACCATTCGAGTAGTAGTAGTGATGTGAGTTTCTTCTTTCACCCGGACACCTTTGCTAAGAACACATTTGTGGTCATCTTCTTCACTGCTGCTGGTTTTCATTTGAAATgctttaaccttttctttaataGACTCAGTGGGTTTTTGTTCCAACTCCATTAAAGTAAGTGCAGGTTTCAGTGAAGGTAGCTCCTCTGTTTGCTGCTCTGGAATCTCTTCTGATGATGGTTCATAGCTGCGGATAACATGAACTACTTCAGTTCTTGTTTCTGTAATAACAGGAGGGATGGGTACATCATGGAAAAGTGGTTTTGGCCCTGTGCTTTCAGCACTTTGTGGGGCTGATGGTGTTTTTTCACTTCTTGTTTCAAAGCCACTGTCAGACAAAGGACTTTTATCTTGGTCATGTTGAGAAAAATCATCTGGAGATTCTAAAATAGTATCTGTTCCAAAAAAGGAATCTGCAATTTTACATAATTCTTTTTCTGAAGTAGAAGGCCTCATGGAGGCTGGAGGCATTTTAAGTTTATGTTCCTGTAAAGCAATCACTGGTTTTAAAATGCGTTTTTGTCTCTCttcatcttttttcccctcttcaaaCTTGTACTTTATGTTTGCCAATGAACTACTACCAATATCATTTGTTAAATAATCAATAACTTTTGTCAAATTGTAATCCTTTTCAGATGCAGCTTTAGCTTTAATTTGCCCTTTTTCTGGAACAGGATGGCATGTTATAGCCTGCTGTCTTGCTTCATCAATCTCTTCTGTACTGAACTCTACCCATTCATCTTCAGATAAGTGTCCTTTATCGCTTTTTGACACTCTGGTCGACTCTTTATTTTCTAAACACACATCTTTTTTCAGTATCTCGCTAACTTTTACCAAGTCTTCTTTTACTTTCTCAACAATTTTAAAAGGCTCTTCATCATCAATTCTACCCTCTTTTGTTAGTTCAGGTTGGAATGGCTTGTCCTCCGTTACATCTGTCTGCAATATTGCAGTCATCCTGATTAGGTCCTCTTTCATTTCAGCAACATCTTTCAATATCTCCTGGCTGGACGATAAAGAAGATGGTGTAGACAATTTAAGAGCAGAAGGTGCTAAAAACAAGGATGATTTCATAGGAGATGAAGTTCGATTAAAGTGAGGCTGTGTACGTGTCTCTGTAGTCAATGTTTTACTAGGTGATAGTAATGCAACTGCTGATTTTGTAAGTGAAGACTCTGGAAGCTTCTTTAATGCTGGTTCAGATAAAACATTGACTAGAGAATATACTGGCACTGTTATTGTTGATGAAGTTACTGATGAGGTAGTTGCAGATATTGACCCAAAAGATGTATATAGTGCACCTGCAGAAGGAGTTCTTATTGACTGAAAAGCAGATGGTGTTGAAGACACAAATGCCCTGAGTGGAGAAAATGGCATTGTAGTAGTGGTCGGAAACACTTTCTCAACTGTATCAGCGGCTACATTAGCAGCACAACTTGCAGAATTTGTAGCTGCAGAGATCTTGTCTTGAAACATAGCTGCAGTTTTGGATCCAGTTATTACATTGGCAGAGGATGGATATTTCAGAGGTGACACGGATCCATTAACCAATGCTACATCTGTAGTCCCAGGTATATGTTTCACAGGTGATGATAGAGATGAAGTCATCATGACTTTAGAAGGTGAAACAGCATCAACTGCTGACTTAGCaggagacaccactgactttaaaGGTGAAGTTAAAAGTGGTGATGCTGATGTGATGATAGACTTAAATGGCAAACTTGAAGAATACATGTTAATGTTCGATTTGGGGGATGCTGGAGGTGTCATGGTGATGGATGATCTCTCCAAAAGAGACCCTGCTGTAGTCACTGGAGATGTCCGAGAAGGAAATGTTGAAGTGGATGCCATCCCTTTTAAATTACTGGCTTCTGTTACTGTAGGAGCTCTGACAAAAGAACCAGAAGAAACTTGGATATTATATGGAGGCTGTGATACAACGGTTTTTATTGGTGAAGAGATTGTCCGAAATGATCTAATTGGAGATGCTACGTCATTAACAGATTTAATTGAAGAGGTAGTAGAAGCTCCTAACGTGGATTTGATTGGAGAAGCAGAAGAA is a genomic window containing:
- the ANK3 gene encoding ankyrin-3 isoform X11, giving the protein MAHAASQLKKNRDLEINADEENEKKRKRRKRSRDRKRKSDTNASYLRAARAGNLEKALDYLKTGVDINICNQNGLNALHLASKEGHVEVVSELIKRGANVDAATKKGNTALHIASLAGQTEVVKVLVTNKANVNAQSQNGFTPLYMAAQENHLEVVKFLLDNGASQSLATEDGFTPLAVALQQGHDQVVSLLLENDTKGKVRLPALHIAARKDDTKAAALLLQNDHNADVESKMLVNRTTESGFTPLHIAAHYGNINVATLLLNRSAAVDFTARNDITPLHVASKRGNANMVKLLLDRGAKIDAKTRDGLTPLHCGARSGHEQVVKMLLDRGAPILSKTKNGLSPLHMATQGDHLNCVQLLIQHNVPVDDVTNDYLTALHVAAHCGHFKVAKVLLDEKANPNAKALNGFTPLHIACKKNRIKVMELLLKHGASIQAVTESGLTPIHVAAFMGHVNIVSQLMHHGASPNTTNVRGETALHMAARAGQAEVVRYLVQNGAQVEAKAKDDQTPLHISARLGKADIVQQLLQQGASPNASTTSGYTPLHLAAREGHEDVASVLLDQGASLSIITKKGFTPLHVAAKYGKIEVANLLLQKNASPDAAGKSGLTPLHVAAHYDNQKVALLLLDQGASPHASAKNGYTPLHIAAKKNQMDIATTLLEYGADANAITRQGIAPVHLASQEGHVDMVSLLLTRNANVNLSNKSGLTPLHLAAQEDKVNVAEVLVNQGAVVDAPTKMGYTPLHVGCHYGNIKIVNFLLQHFAKVNAKTKNGYTPLHQAAQQGHTHIINVLLQNGASPNELTVNGNTALAIAKRLGYISVVDTLKIVTEETMTTITVTEKHKMNVPETMNEVLDMSDDEGEDAMTGDTDKYLGPQDLKELGDDSLPAEGYMGFSLGARSASSDRSYTLNRSSYARDSMMIEELLVPSKDPHLTFPREFDSDSLRHYSWAADTLDNVNLVSSPIHSGYSSPLPQYDSSFLVSFMVDARGGSMRGSRHHGMRIIIPPRKCTAPTRITCRLVKRHKLASPPPMVEGEGLASRLVEMGPAGAQFLGKLHLPTNPPPLNEGESMVSRILQLGPQGTKFIGPVIVEIPHFGSMRGKERELIVLRSENGETWKEHQYDSKHEDLNEILNGVDEELDSAEELEKKRICRIITKDFPQYFAVVSRIKQESNQIGPEGGVLSSTTVPHVQASFPEGALTKRIRVGLQAQPVPDEIVKKILGNKATFSPIVTVEPRRRKFHKPITMTIPVPPPSGEGVTNGYKGDTTPSLRLLCSITGGTSPAQWEDITGTTPLTFINDCVSFTTNVSARFWLADCHQVLETVGLATQLYRELICVPYMAKFVIFAKMNDPVESNLRCFCMTDDKVDKTLEQQENFEEVARSKDIEVLEGKPIYVDCYGNLAPLTKGGQQLVFNFYAFKENRLPFSIKIRDTSQEPCGRLSFLKELKTTKGLPQTAVCNLNITLPAHKKETESDQDDETEKSDRRQSFVSLALRKRYSYLTEPGMKTVERSAGATRSLPATYSYKPFFSTRPYQSWTTAPITVPGQTKSGFTSLSSSSSNTPTASPLKSIWSVSSASPIKSTLGASTTSSIKSVNDVASPIRSFRTISSPIKTVVSQPPYNIQVSSGSFVRAPTVTEASNLKGMASTSTFPSRTSPVTTAGSLLERSSITMTPPASPKSNINMYSSSLPFKSIITSASPLLTSPLKSVVSPAKSAVDAVSPSKVMMTSSLSSPVKHIPGTTDVALVNGSVSPLKYPSSANVITGSKTAAMFQDKISAATNSASCAANVAADTVEKVFPTTTTMPFSPLRAFVSSTPSAFQSIRTPSAGALYTSFGSISATTSSVTSSTITVPVYSLVNVLSEPALKKLPESSLTKSAVALLSPSKTLTTETRTQPHFNRTSSPMKSSLFLAPSALKLSTPSSLSSSQEILKDVAEMKEDLIRMTAILQTDVTEDKPFQPELTKEGRIDDEEPFKIVEKVKEDLVKVSEILKKDVCLENKESTRVSKSDKGHLSEDEWVEFSTEEIDEARQQAITCHPVPEKGQIKAKAASEKDYNLTKVIDYLTNDIGSSSLANIKYKFEEGKKDEERQKRILKPVIALQEHKLKMPPASMRPSTSEKELCKIADSFFGTDTILESPDDFSQHDQDKSPLSDSGFETRSEKTPSAPQSAESTGPKPLFHDVPIPPVITETRTEVVHVIRSYEPSSEEIPEQQTEELPSLKPALTLMELEQKPTESIKEKVKAFQMKTSSSEEDDHKCVLSKGVRVKEETHITTTTRMVYHKPPCTESTSERIEETMSVHDIMKAFQSGRDPSKELAGLFEHKSSVTSDVSKSAETSPQHAEKESKMKPKLERIIEVHIEKGNQAEPTEVIIRETKKHPEKELYVYQKDLPRGDINLKGLEKHDTFPCSDEQGQQEEEELTAEESLPSYLESSRVNTPVSQEEDSRPSSAQLLSDDSYKTLKLLSQHSIEYHDDELSELRGESYRFAEKMLLSEKLDVSHSDTEESVTDHALPLSSELQGSDKQCREKVATAPKKEILSKIYKDVSENGVGKMSKDDHYDKVTVLHYTGDVSSPKHAMWMRFTEDRLDRGREKMMYEDRVDRTVKEAEEKLTEVSQFFRDKTEKLNDELQSPEKKQHKKNGKEMHSSHSSASSSPEKVLLTEIVTLSDDWGKVQQYGHDGKCSPKVDERKAASLPSSPERRILAQQTGDCKQTMEHKGNALQSKTTEASQTGFQLKQSKLNSIRLKFEQSISPRTKDLSQEKKEDSQSKIPVKKLQESKLPVYQFYAREKHPKLIDLTEGNTSLQKEFTTMKLKEDNVQGKGKVIEDICASEVQEQSTETSSKSLLEYTSEQQAKDLAYSSDLPAKGQWDKKIYRTWESPGASNHKAQKEKLSHVLVQDMVKENHVDYAETKTNKKSEFITVTECEHKLPTHGSHSKEVKEMTVKSPSKKVLYREFVVREGEYTNEMTDKTSKRKELTVSHIPVRISEEKRISSPTILDSVYDQSKKAVYELSAKVSRSTMIKEQVQREFDYVEDEKIKHSKVTKVTKQQGSIVLSPPVEETEISPSKSPDSLDFSPGKESPSSEVFDPSPIDYLDKVAPLVNSEGVKEIKTLPVYVSFVQVGKQYEKEVQQGNVKKIISQESKTVQETRGTFYTARQQKQPPSPQGSPEDDTLEQVSFIDSSGKSPLTPETPSSEEVSYEFTSKTPDSLIAYVPGKPSPIPEVSEESEEEAEAKSTSVKHIAVEAPKIDKILPNNINKDSNKRPKSNRVAYIEFPPPPPLDADQSDSEKNHRYSPESEMELIEVNLQDEYDKCQLAEPVIRVQPPSPVPPGADVSDSSDDESLYQPVPLKKYTFKLKEVEGDQKEASKPKVSDNSQNQKELGDPGSGKPNEFDIGLESPQNDIAQNGTNDQSITECSIATTAEFSHDTDATEIDSLDGYDLQDEDDGLTESDSKLAGPAVETKKDIWTSEGILKQTDRCFSQSKLEVIEEEGKIGAEEDKALSKGPSSEKNADKTEQKSGAQFFTLEGRHPDRTVFPDSYFSYKVDEEFATPFKTVATKSLDFDPWSNNRGDDEVFETKSRDDEAKPFGLAVEDRSQATTPDTTPARTPTDESTPTSEPNPFPFHEGKMFEMTRSGAIDMSKRDFVEERLQFFQIGEHTSEGKSGDKGEGDKSTVTAITQPQSGDSIVETNLERQVETTAVEHKPIIQASGGCMEATLGSNSLEKSSTTVNTSKVDPKLRTPIKMGISASTMTLKKDGPGEVTDKIEAAMPSGQGLENENVVVITSSATSETSCRQNEKLDFQKDNFNNNNNLDSSASHTNNNTCNVELKEHCEPKCSIQKANKMKSASGKGTGATQGHRITDKQKVQGQQQRSRELVGSRAKSKLPIKASSIKEVFPQNNVQKSTASKVRQASKPNKIKQNNSSPCLEVKSKIPIKNTPRKNLAISRKTPAMQKQEQLDKGKIKQLPSKLPVKVRSTSFTMTTVKVRKNQLREVCKHSIEYFKGISGETLKLMDRLSDEEKKMQSEVSDDEEDSSSRNTSSEATQVYQPSITSKSARDMRTETASLKSKIEKVDSERRRSKRTGPQSPCERTDIRMAIVADHLGLSWTELARELNFSVDEINQIRVENPNSLIAQSFMLLKKWVTRDGKNATTDALTSVLTKINRIDIVTLLEGPIFDYGNISGTRSFADENNVFHDPVDGWQSEASTVHVEPPTPGRRISGELLDRLDDSPDQCRDSITSYLKGETGKVEANGSHIETTTEVKAKSYVQESVNKVGKQSDKETLKPKTRSSVHTEEQILLTAYQKSLEETSKPTVEEPKTSVPVSMKMMSWKTPEESKPRANTQEEAGAATSEQKQGEGYKVKTKREVRHVEKKSYS